The following nucleotide sequence is from Acetivibrio cellulolyticus CD2.
GCAAATTTTAAAGGATTTTACTTTTTATTGTAGAATATATCTCAAAAGTGTTCTGTAAACAAATATATTTGTAAAACAAAGTCATATTTTTAATTCCAGAGTATTGTTAACAAAAAAATAAAATGGCAAAACAATAATTACATTCTAGGAAATATTCGAGAAATAAAACTTGATTTTATTGATATTTATTGAATTTAAATTTGGATATTAAGTAGCACATATAATCCTTCTAAATGTTATTCTTATACAGTTTCTAGCACATTATTGAAGTTCACTAAAACTACTGTTAATATTATGAATATTTTATACGATAATTACTATAAATTATCTTGAATATAGTAATACAAATACAGTACAATATCAACAAGAAGAGGGGGAATTATAATGTTCAAAAGAAAAAGCAAGAAACGCCCATATAAAGTACAGATAGTTCCAGGTGATACAATCTTTGCACCTGCAGCTAGAGATGTATATCGAAAAGCAACAGTTATAGATTCACAGATGAAAAATGGCAATCAAGTTTTCAGAATCGAATTTGAATCTACGGGGACAACACACTTTGTTTCAGCGGAATTATGTTATAGAGTTCTTAACGGAATAATTGTTCCGTTAGAAAAACCCACCAGCAAAAAGCAGGAGTTTTGTATTTGGCTGGTTAGAAAGTTTGGATTGATTGAGGTATAATAGTCAGCCATTATCAACCAATTTGGGGCATTTAAAGCCTCTTAATTTTTGACTAAATTTAAATAAAAAAAGGCACATCTCCAAATTCCCGGATGTGCCTTTTTATTTAAATTACGCAAATATTATTTCTACATTATGTTCCTTATTGTCACTGAATAGAGGAATAAGGTTACCATCGATACCTTTTCCGTCAACAGAAATCTTTGCATTTCCATCCGCACTGCGGTAGAATCCTTCAGGTTTCTTTATTGTAATATTGTAAACTGCCTTACCTGTATTTATGCTGTAAGAAGTAGTCTTCTGTTCTTCTCTGATTACCGGGTCAAGTACCAAACCTTTTGTTGTGTATTCAACTCCGAATGCACTCATTAATGTTAATGTGAGCCATGTTGAAGTTCCGCTCAACATAGGTCCGATGTTTTCTCCATTGTCACTGTTGTTGTACTGTGTACAGAACCTTGGATTTCCAGCCTTTTCAAATGGATTTACCATAGTTCTGAACGGTGCAACAAGGTCAATCATCCAGTATCCCATGTTTGCAAGTCTTGCAGCAAGTTCTTTGTTTTTAACTGTTTTAGCAGCCTTAAACATAGCGGCTGTAGCCATCATTGTAGCATGCTTGAATACTCCGCCGTTTTCTCTATCACCAGGGAAATAGTGTCCTGTAGCTGTATCATTTGCAACCTTGCCAAGGTCTGTAGGTGTAACAAGTTTGATACCGTAAGGAGTCTTAAGATACTTCTCTATTACATCAAGCATAATTGCCATCTGTTCTTCACTTGCACAATCACCAAGTACTGCCCAACTGAAGGAATTTAAGAAGTATGAACCATCAATTTCAGGATCTGCTGATAAATTATCTCCCTTAGCTCCAAGGTAAGTAAATTTGCCATCCTTAAACTTGTTGAACAATACCCTTGCAAAGAAGTCTTCCTTCCATGCATATTCCTGTATATTGTCAAATAACTTCTTGGACATATCTTCAAGCTGTGCCTTATACTGTGCATCACCTTTTTCGCTTGAAAGCTGTATCATTTCATCTATAGCAACCTTCAACAAGAAGGCATTCATAACACTTTCGGAATAATCGCTTTCGAAAGGATCGCCCATCTTGCCGCCTTTAGCGATCTGCTCTTTATAAAGCTTTTCCTTTGTGATTCCATCAATGAAATCGTTATCAAGCTTCAAGCAGTCATTCCAGTCAGCATTATCAAGAAGCGGCATTCCATGCTTTCCAACTGAAATCTGCGCTGAGTATCTTAAAAGTGCTTTAATAGTTTCATAAACAGGTCTCTTACTTACAGGCTTACTACCTGCTACTTCAACTTCTTCATCAAGGAATTTGATATCCCCTGTCAAGCTGATATAACGGTAAACTGCTTGAACAAACCAAAGAGCATCATCAGACCATTTGCCGGCTTCCTTACCTGTCCAGAAGAAGTTATGGTAAGCATAACCGAATTCAAATATCATTGAGCACCATTCTTTGAGGAGTTGCTTTACAAAATCGCCTTCTCCCATACTCGCAAAATAGTACATAGAAGCATATATATCCTGTATTTCTCTAAAACCTAATTCCCTGTATCCTTTCTGAGTCTGACAGAAAGATCTTGATACAAATGTCTGATAAAGAACCTGAAAAGGAAGGTTTTTATTGAAATATGTATTGAACTCTTCATCTTCAGTCTTAAGCTGCATAAAGCTTGAGTACTTTTCTGAGAACTTGATAACCTGTTCAAGTGCCTTTTCAACTTCTCCAGCTTTTGAGAACTTATCAACAAGATTTGAAACTTCTTTCTTAAATACTTCTTCATTAAATGAAGGGTTAACCTTATTTGAGGAAAGGCCTGTGAAATTGTCAAATACAACAGTCTTGTTTGCACCAATCTTAGCCTCAGCCCCTAATGCAAAGAAACCAGGTCCTTTACGGTAGAAGTAGTTGCTAAGCTTGCTGATATTTTCAGGATTTTCCAAAGTACCATTTCCAACGAATTCATTGTAGTTTGCACAGAATTCCTTAGGGAACTCAACGCTGTCATCGCTTCTGACCATCATCGTATGGAATCTCATATCTTCTCTCCAAGGTTCCGGATAATAGTCTGGAGTAATAGCAATTATTGAACCGTCATCATTTCTTAATATGGATGATTGCATGATAACGTTTGTATAAAGTACGTCCTCAAATATAGCGTGTGTTGCAGGAGTTCCAAACATACCTGTATATATGAGTTTGATATTTCTTTCTTTGTCTGAAAGATTCTTAACTTCAATCTTCTGCACTTCTGTTGCCAAAGGAAGCCCTTCCATCTGAGGAAGTATGAATATAGTCCTCTTTATGGAGAGTCCACATTTTGTCTTGTACTCAATAACTGTATTATTCTGCGAATGAGTACATATAGCAGATTCAATATTGCTGTCATTAGGATCAGCTGAATAGAAAATCTTTTTAAAGCCTTCAACGAGATAGAACTGACGGTTTGCAGGGAAACCTCCCTCTTCCTGTCTCATATCCCAACGTGTAGCAAGTACCTGAGTTGCAGCATGAGACCTGAATGCACCTCTACCAAGTCTGTCAACAACACTCTTTGGAGTTGTTTGAAGAGCATGGTCATAACCTGTTCTATTTCCCATAAGAAGGTTTACATAGAAGTGAGGTCCTGGAGCTGGAGTGCGCAAATCTATAACATGCTCACCATCTTTATTTAATTGACCTGCCCAGGCATTTACATTAGAAAGTACAGCTTCAATTCCTGCTTTGATATTGCCTGGAACTTCTACCTTCTCAGCTTCTCCATTGTTACTCTTATACACATTAACACTGCCGTTACCTCCATGCTCGATCATTATGGACGCACCGCCGGAAACCTGTGTAAGTAGGTATTCAGATACATCTCTGTTCTTTAAAAGTTGTAATACAGCAGGCACTTTAAAAGGTAGCCCTGATACTCCTATCACGCTCTTAAAAGTTGTATCTGCAAACATTGCATCTACTTTTACATTTTCATTTAAGCTCTTAAAGCTATTTCTTAAAACTGACTCGGGAGTCAACTTAACTTCCCTTGCAACTAATTTTTCAAACATGTTAAACCTCCTTAATCTTACCTATATAAATTAAATATTCTTTGAATGTTCTAAGCCACAAGTGCCAAAAATGCCATGTGCCTTGCAAAAGAATAATTCCTTAGAGTATGCAAGGCACAAACAGCGGAAGTGCATTTTTAGCATTATGAATAATTAGAATCTGTAATGCTAAAAAGCACTAGACCGCGAAGCATCAGACACTTCTATATGTTTTTTATCCCATTACAACTTCTACTTTATGCTCTTTACCGTCACCAAATACAGGAACGATAATTCCGTTAATTTCCTTGCCATCAACAACAATTTTCTTAACGCCTGTGGATACATGATCAGGGTTCTTGATGTCTATAACATAAGTTGCTCCTCTGTACAATCTGGAAATTGAATATCCGTCCCATGCTTTTGGAATACATGGTTCAATTCTCAATCCTTCAAATTCAGGCTTGATACCTAAAATCCACTGGGAAATTGCAACAAAGTTCCATGCTGCTGTTCCAGTAAGCCATGAATTCTTAGCTTCTCCCTTACGTCTTGCATCCTTACCGCCTATCATCTGTGCATATACATAAGGTTCTGTTTTGTGAACATCACTTATATCTTCTGTGTAAGCAGGAGCTATCTTTGAATAGTATTCAAATGCCATGTCTCCTCTTCCAACAACTGTTTCAGCACACATTATCCATGCATTGTTGTGGCAGAAGATACCTGCGTTTTCCTTATATCCTGCAGGATATGTTGAAATTTCGCCGTACTCTATATAGTATTTTGTAAAGGCAGGATTATTGAGAACTATACCGTAAGGAGTATCGAGGTACTTCTTAACGGAATCCATCGCCTTTAATGCCTTTCCGTCTTCAAGACCTATACCTGCCATTACGCAGAAGCCCTGTGATTCGATAAATATCTTACCTTCTTCGTTTTCATTGCTTCCAATTTTCTTGCCGAAGTCATCATATGCTCTCAGGAACCATTCTCCGTCATAACCATACTTGAGAACAGTTGCTTTCATGTCTTCAATCTGCTTCTGAGCTTTTTTAGCCTCATCTGCAAAACCCATGTATTCGCATAATTTTACGTAATCAGCGCCTGTATATACAAACATACCTGCAATCATAACTGATTCTGCAACTTTACCATCTTTACTTGTAGTAGTCTGGAAGGATTCATCCGGAGTACTTGAGAAACAGTTCAGATTGAGACAGTCGTTCCAGTCTGCTCTTCCAATAAGTGGTAAACCGTGAGGTCCAAGGTTGTTTGTAACATGATCGAATGAACGTTTTAAATGTTCAAAGAATGTAGTTGCCTTACTCATGTCATTATCATAAGGTACTTGTTCCTTTAATATGCTAAAGTCACCAGTCTCCTTGATATAGGCAGCAGCAGCCATAATAAGCCACAATGGATCGTCATTGAAGTTTCCGCCGATTTCATTATTACCTTTTTTAGTAAGTGGTTGGTACTGGTGGTATGCACCGCCATCTTCAAGCTGTGTAGCAGCAATATCCAAAAGTCTTTCCTTTGCTCTTTCAGGAATTTGGTGAACAAAACCTAACAAGTCCTGGTTTGAATCTCTGAAGCCCATACCTCTTCCGATACCTGATTCAAAGTATGATGCACTTCTTGACATATTGAAAGTAACCATACACTGATACTGGTTCCAGATGTTTACCATACGATCAAGTTTTTCGTCATGGCTCTTTATTGTATATTGTGAAAGCAGAGAATTCCAGTATTCTTTAAGCTGATCAAATGCCTTGTCCACATCAGCGGAAGTCTTAAATTGAGCAATCATTTCCTTAGCTTTCTTCTTGTTTATAACGCCTTTTGATTCCCATTTTTCTTCTTCTTTATTTTCAACATAACCCAATATGAATACGAGTTCTTTCTTTTCTCCAGCTTTTAATTCGATATCTAAAGAGTGTGATGCTACAGGTGACCAACCATCTGCAACTGAATTATTCGATTTGCCGGCAACTACTGCTTTAGGTGCTTCAAATCCATTATAAAGTCCGATAAAGCTGTCTCTGTCACTGTCAAACCCTGTAATAGGTTCATTTACTGAATAGAATGCGTAGTGATTTCTACGTTCTTTGTACTCTGTTTTATGGTATATAACTGATCCTTCGATTTCAACTTCTCCAGTGCTGAAGTTTCTCTGGAAGTTTGTCGTGTCATCTTGAGCATTCCACAAGCACCATTCTTGGAATGAGAAGAGAGTTATCTTCTTTGTTGCAGTTCCCTCATTCTTAATTACAACCTTTTGAACTTCACCGTTGTAATTCTGTGGAACAAAGAAAGTAACTTCAGTGCTTATGCCGTTTCTCTTACCTGTGATTCTTGTATATCCAAGACCGTGTCTGCACTCGTAGCTTTCAAGCTCCTTCTTAACAGGTGCCCATCCTGGTGACCAGAAATCGCCATTGTCATATATGTAGAAATAGCGTCCGCCCATATCTATCGGCACATTGTTGTATCTGTATCTTGTTAAACGTCTTAGCTTTGCATCTCTATAGAATGTATATCCTCCTGCTGTATTTGAGATAAGGGAGAAGAACTCCTGTGTTCCTAGGTAGTTTATCCATGGATATGGAGTAGTTGGGGATGTGATTACATACTCTTTGTTTAAATCATCAAAAAAACCAAATTTCATTTTATAGCCTCCTTGTATTTTATAATTAATATTTTAGCAGCATTAGCTGAAATCTACTTACTATTTCCCGTTCTAACTGATTCTCGGTATTGAAACAATATTTATTATCTTCAATTTTTTGCAGAGCATGTATCCCTTTCAACGAATTTAGTGGGATACGTATAGGAGCAAAAAGTTTTTGAGCCCTGTTCTATACTGTTTATAAGCGCTTCAGTAACCTGAGTAACCATATTATAAACCGGTATATTTACTGTTGAAAGCGCAGGTTTTACATGTGAAGCCATTGGTATATCGTCAAATCCAATAACAGATATATCCTCAGGTACTCTTATTCCTTCATTCATGAATACTTCAATAGCAGCGATGGCCATATCATCATTACATGCAAACAAAGCAGTGGGAAGTCTCTTAGAATCGATAAGTTTTTTTACCTCATCATACGTATTCTTTTTCAAAAACTCGCCCTTTAATATAAACTCAGGCTTTACCTCTATACCGTTTTCTTTTAGGGCATATTCATATGCTCTGTAACGTTCTTTTCCAGAATATGTGCCCATTCGGCCTGTAATAATTCCAATATCCCTGTGTCCCAACTTAATTAAGTGGTTCAACGCCTCAACAGTTCCTTCAAAATCGGAAGAATTGACGACAATCAAACCGGAATTATTCAGCTTGTTTTTTTCTATTTCCTCGATGTCATAATCTACGATCCCTATAGGATAACCCATTCTGGCTATATTCCTGATTGTATTTAAGTCCTTTTCATTTCCTACCAGAATTCCACCGCTGATCCTTTTTTGCATAAAGGACTGGCTGATTTTTGAGTAATCCTTGTCCGAATATATGGTGTGAACTAAAACGTAGTAGCCTATTGTGTTTGCTGTGTCAACAACTGTATTGATAAAGGTCGAATAATATGCGCTTTGATAAATTTTACTTGGTCCATCGTTTTCAGATACACTTATTACGAATAATCCTATAGTGTTGTTGGATTTGCCTGCAAGTATTTGTGCGGATGTGTTAGGTTCATAGTTATGCTCTTCAATTATTTTCAGAACCTTTGCCCGGGTTTCTTCAGGAACATTAGGATACTTGTTGATAACCCTCGACACCGTACTCCTGGACACTCCTGCCAGCCGAGCTATATCCTCACTCTTCATATTCACCCCCATGAACGCGCGTTTACTAAACTATTATACATGGGTTTGGTTTATTATTCAAGTGGTCAAATTTCTTATTTTACAAGATGCCTTAATGAGCATTTAAAAATTTTTTCTTAAGTTTATAGTTTTTTAATATTTTTTCATTTTATTTTAATGTTTCTTTCACGGCTGTTTAATTTTCGAGGGGTAATATAAATATGTAGCAAGAAAATTTAAACTTAAAGGAGGCAATAAAAATGAATAAAAATTTATTAAGAACATGTATTGGTTTAACAGTTGGAGGATCACTTTTAGTAACCTCTACAGTTATGGGTATGGCAGCCGGCCCTACCGGTTATGAAACCTTGAAAGCTGCTGTAAAAAGTTCAAGGACAATCAAAAATGCAACATTTAATATCTCTGGCTCCATTGCAGACAGCAACAAAAAATTCACCAATGTAAATTCCACTCTAAAGCTTG
It contains:
- a CDS encoding GH36-type glycosyl hydrolase domain-containing protein, translating into MFEKLVAREVKLTPESVLRNSFKSLNENVKVDAMFADTTFKSVIGVSGLPFKVPAVLQLLKNRDVSEYLLTQVSGGASIMIEHGGNGSVNVYKSNNGEAEKVEVPGNIKAGIEAVLSNVNAWAGQLNKDGEHVIDLRTPAPGPHFYVNLLMGNRTGYDHALQTTPKSVVDRLGRGAFRSHAATQVLATRWDMRQEEGGFPANRQFYLVEGFKKIFYSADPNDSNIESAICTHSQNNTVIEYKTKCGLSIKRTIFILPQMEGLPLATEVQKIEVKNLSDKERNIKLIYTGMFGTPATHAIFEDVLYTNVIMQSSILRNDDGSIIAITPDYYPEPWREDMRFHTMMVRSDDSVEFPKEFCANYNEFVGNGTLENPENISKLSNYFYRKGPGFFALGAEAKIGANKTVVFDNFTGLSSNKVNPSFNEEVFKKEVSNLVDKFSKAGEVEKALEQVIKFSEKYSSFMQLKTEDEEFNTYFNKNLPFQVLYQTFVSRSFCQTQKGYRELGFREIQDIYASMYYFASMGEGDFVKQLLKEWCSMIFEFGYAYHNFFWTGKEAGKWSDDALWFVQAVYRYISLTGDIKFLDEEVEVAGSKPVSKRPVYETIKALLRYSAQISVGKHGMPLLDNADWNDCLKLDNDFIDGITKEKLYKEQIAKGGKMGDPFESDYSESVMNAFLLKVAIDEMIQLSSEKGDAQYKAQLEDMSKKLFDNIQEYAWKEDFFARVLFNKFKDGKFTYLGAKGDNLSADPEIDGSYFLNSFSWAVLGDCASEEQMAIMLDVIEKYLKTPYGIKLVTPTDLGKVANDTATGHYFPGDRENGGVFKHATMMATAAMFKAAKTVKNKELAARLANMGYWMIDLVAPFRTMVNPFEKAGNPRFCTQYNNSDNGENIGPMLSGTSTWLTLTLMSAFGVEYTTKGLVLDPVIREEQKTTSYSINTGKAVYNITIKKPEGFYRSADGNAKISVDGKGIDGNLIPLFSDNKEHNVEIIFA
- a CDS encoding GH36-type glycosyl hydrolase domain-containing protein, whose translation is MKFGFFDDLNKEYVITSPTTPYPWINYLGTQEFFSLISNTAGGYTFYRDAKLRRLTRYRYNNVPIDMGGRYFYIYDNGDFWSPGWAPVKKELESYECRHGLGYTRITGKRNGISTEVTFFVPQNYNGEVQKVVIKNEGTATKKITLFSFQEWCLWNAQDDTTNFQRNFSTGEVEIEGSVIYHKTEYKERRNHYAFYSVNEPITGFDSDRDSFIGLYNGFEAPKAVVAGKSNNSVADGWSPVASHSLDIELKAGEKKELVFILGYVENKEEEKWESKGVINKKKAKEMIAQFKTSADVDKAFDQLKEYWNSLLSQYTIKSHDEKLDRMVNIWNQYQCMVTFNMSRSASYFESGIGRGMGFRDSNQDLLGFVHQIPERAKERLLDIAATQLEDGGAYHQYQPLTKKGNNEIGGNFNDDPLWLIMAAAAYIKETGDFSILKEQVPYDNDMSKATTFFEHLKRSFDHVTNNLGPHGLPLIGRADWNDCLNLNCFSSTPDESFQTTTSKDGKVAESVMIAGMFVYTGADYVKLCEYMGFADEAKKAQKQIEDMKATVLKYGYDGEWFLRAYDDFGKKIGSNENEEGKIFIESQGFCVMAGIGLEDGKALKAMDSVKKYLDTPYGIVLNNPAFTKYYIEYGEISTYPAGYKENAGIFCHNNAWIMCAETVVGRGDMAFEYYSKIAPAYTEDISDVHKTEPYVYAQMIGGKDARRKGEAKNSWLTGTAAWNFVAISQWILGIKPEFEGLRIEPCIPKAWDGYSISRLYRGATYVIDIKNPDHVSTGVKKIVVDGKEINGIIVPVFGDGKEHKVEVVMG
- a CDS encoding LacI family DNA-binding transcriptional regulator is translated as MKSEDIARLAGVSRSTVSRVINKYPNVPEETRAKVLKIIEEHNYEPNTSAQILAGKSNNTIGLFVISVSENDGPSKIYQSAYYSTFINTVVDTANTIGYYVLVHTIYSDKDYSKISQSFMQKRISGGILVGNEKDLNTIRNIARMGYPIGIVDYDIEEIEKNKLNNSGLIVVNSSDFEGTVEALNHLIKLGHRDIGIITGRMGTYSGKERYRAYEYALKENGIEVKPEFILKGEFLKKNTYDEVKKLIDSKRLPTALFACNDDMAIAAIEVFMNEGIRVPEDISVIGFDDIPMASHVKPALSTVNIPVYNMVTQVTEALINSIEQGSKTFCSYTYPTKFVERDTCSAKN